The Actinobacillus suis ATCC 33415 DNA segment AAATATTTACTTTCGCCACGTCTTCCACATACACGAAATCACGTAAGAAAGTTTCTGAACCTTCAAATAATTTCGGGTTTTCGCCTTTCAGCATTTGATTGTTTAAGTGGAACGCCACGCTTGCCATTGAGCCTTTGTGTTGTTCACGCGGGCCGTACACGTTGAAATATTTAAAACCGCATACCGGCGAATCCGCTTCCGGTAAAACTTGGCGTACATATTCGTCAAATAGGAATTTTGAGTAACCGTAAGCATTGAGCGGTTGTTCAAATTTACGCTCTTCAATAAAGTTATCCGAACGGCCGCCGTAAGTTGCCGCACTTGATGCGTAGAAGAACGGAATTTGGCGATCTAAACAGAAATGTAATAACTCTTTTGAATATTCGTAGTTATTGTGCATTAAGTATTTGCCGTCCCATTCGGTAGTTGCCGAGCAAGCACCTTCGTGGAATACCGCATCAATATCGCCGAAATCATCGCCGGCAATGATAGAAGCGATAAAATCTTCTTTATCACAATAATCCGCAATATCTAAATCTACTAAATTTACGAATTTTTCGCCGTTTTTTAAGTTATCTACAACAAGAATATCTTTTCTGCCGATTTCATTTAATGCTTTGACGATATTGCTACCGATCATACCAAAGCCGCCTGTTACGATAATCATAGCTTTTTCCTTTTTGA contains these protein-coding regions:
- the rfaD gene encoding ADP-glyceromanno-heptose 6-epimerase → MIIVTGGFGMIGSNIVKALNEIGRKDILVVDNLKNGEKFVNLVDLDIADYCDKEDFIASIIAGDDFGDIDAVFHEGACSATTEWDGKYLMHNNYEYSKELLHFCLDRQIPFFYASSAATYGGRSDNFIEERKFEQPLNAYGYSKFLFDEYVRQVLPEADSPVCGFKYFNVYGPREQHKGSMASVAFHLNNQMLKGENPKLFEGSETFLRDFVYVEDVAKVNIWAWQNGISGIYNLGTGKAESFQAVAQAVIDFHGKGEIEKIPFPDHLKSRYQTFTQADLTKLRAAGYTGTFKTVAEGTKEYMAWLNR